One Phoenix dactylifera cultivar Barhee BC4 unplaced genomic scaffold, palm_55x_up_171113_PBpolish2nd_filt_p 000454F, whole genome shotgun sequence DNA window includes the following coding sequences:
- the LOC103695474 gene encoding GTP-binding nuclear protein Ran-A1, whose amino-acid sequence MKAKSRDHIYPQSPAPPFPPSQSKALSVSELRWKERREKTLLDRSKMALPGQQAVDYPSFKLVIVGDGGTGKTTFVKRHLTGEFEKKYEPTIGVEVHPLDFFTNCGKIRFYCWDTAGQEKFGGLRDGYYIHGQCAIIMFDVTARLTYKNVPTWHRDLCRVCENIPIVLCGNKVDVKNRQVKAKMVTFHRKKNLQYYEISAKSNYNFEKPFLYLARKLAGDPNLHFVESPALAPPEVQIDIAAQQQYEAEIAAAAAQPLPDDDDDAFE is encoded by the exons ATGAAAGCCAAGAGCCGGGACCATATATACCCCCAGTCCCCAGCTCCCCCTTTCCCCCCATCCCAATCAAAAGCCCTCTCCGTCTCCGAGCTCCGGTGGAAGGAGAGAAGGGAGAAAACGCTCCTCGATCGAAGCAAGATG GCGCTTCCGGGCCAACAGGCGGTTGATTATCCGAGCTTCAAGTTGGTGATCGTCGGCGATGGTGGCACAG GCAAGACTACCTTCGTGAAGAGGCACCTCACCGGAGagtttgagaagaaatatgaac CTACTATTGGGGTTGAAGTCCATCCCCTGGATTTTTTCACCAACTGTGGGAAGATCCGGTTCTACTGCTGGGATACTGCAGGGCAGGAGAAGTTTGGTGGGCTTAGGGATGGATACTA CATCCATGGTCAATGTGCAATTATCATGTTTGATGTCACCGCACGGCTTACATACAAGAATGTTCCTACATGGCATAGGGATCTCTGTCG GGTCTGTGAGAACATTCCCATAGTTCTTTGTGGCAACAAGGTAGATGTCAAGAACAGGCAGGTGAAAGCCAAGATGGTTACCTTCCACAGGAAGAAGAATCTTCAGTACTATGAGATATCTGCTAAGAGTAATTACAATTTTGAAAAGCCATTCCTCTATTTGGCTAGAAAGCTTGCTGG GGATCCAAATCTTCACTTTGTTGAATCACCAGCTCTTGCTCCTCCTGAAGTACAGATTGACATTGCTGCGCAGCAACA